From Alienimonas californiensis, a single genomic window includes:
- the nqrE gene encoding NADH:ubiquinone reductase (Na(+)-transporting) subunit E — MTEAYLGLFLKSVFVENLALAFFLGMCTFLAVSKNVKTAIGLGIAVIVIQSITVPANNLIFQHLLRPGALVWLDQLVGSAGSTDPDQFKFASLDLSFLGFISYIGVIAAMVQILEMTLDRYVPALYNALGIFLPLITVNCAILGGSLFMVERKYDFTQSVIYGFGSGVGWALAIVALAGIREKLKYSDVPDGLKGLGITFITVGLMALAFMGLGGI, encoded by the coding sequence ATGACTGAAGCCTACCTCGGACTGTTTCTTAAAAGCGTTTTCGTCGAGAACCTCGCGCTCGCCTTCTTCCTGGGCATGTGCACGTTCCTGGCGGTCTCCAAGAACGTCAAAACGGCGATCGGCCTGGGCATCGCGGTGATCGTGATTCAGTCGATCACCGTCCCGGCAAACAACCTGATCTTCCAGCACCTCCTCCGCCCCGGGGCGCTGGTCTGGCTGGACCAACTCGTCGGCTCCGCGGGGTCCACGGACCCGGACCAGTTTAAGTTCGCCTCGCTGGATCTCAGCTTCCTGGGCTTCATCAGCTATATCGGCGTGATCGCGGCGATGGTGCAGATCCTCGAGATGACCCTCGACCGCTACGTGCCGGCCCTTTACAACGCGCTGGGCATCTTCCTGCCGCTGATCACCGTGAACTGCGCCATCCTCGGCGGCAGCCTGTTCATGGTCGAACGGAAGTACGACTTCACCCAGAGCGTGATCTACGGCTTCGGCAGCGGCGTCGGCTGGGCGCTGGCGATCGTGGCCCTGGCCGGCATCCGCGAGAAACTGAAGTATTCCGACGTCCCCGACGGTTTGAAGGGGCTCGGCATCACGTTCATCACCGTCGGCCTGATGGCGCTCGCCTTCATGGGCCTGGGCGGCATTTAG
- a CDS encoding FAD:protein FMN transferase translates to MTVLPRDNAEAPRGLGVTLFLALAICGCASASAPTPVRWSGQTMGTTYSVAVTALPEGATKEALAAAVEEELAAVNRQMSTWDPDSELSRFNASASTDWFPVSPETAAVTALALEIAAESGGAFDPTVGPLVDLWGFGDDARPSRVPSDEALDAARELVGFDKLEVRLDPPALKKALPGVRVNLSAIAKGHGVDRVAERLAAAGVTDSLVEVGGEVRAAGTKAGGEPWTVGVERPIQDPTGHRRAVQRGIALHGGPDVRALATSGNYRSFYELDGETVVHTLDPRTGRPVLVASDGPNLDSATVLAADCATADALATAAMVLGPADGLALLERRGIAGLLIVRVGDRFEEVPTAAFQRQFGDK, encoded by the coding sequence ATGACCGTTCTTCCCCGCGATAACGCCGAGGCCCCGCGGGGCCTCGGCGTTACGTTGTTCTTGGCCCTCGCGATTTGCGGCTGCGCCTCGGCATCCGCCCCCACCCCCGTTCGCTGGAGCGGGCAGACGATGGGCACGACCTACTCCGTCGCGGTGACGGCTCTGCCGGAGGGGGCGACGAAGGAGGCGCTGGCCGCCGCGGTGGAGGAGGAGCTCGCCGCGGTGAATCGGCAGATGTCGACCTGGGACCCGGACAGCGAGCTGAGCCGGTTCAACGCCTCCGCGTCGACCGACTGGTTCCCCGTCTCGCCGGAGACCGCGGCGGTGACGGCGCTGGCCTTGGAGATCGCGGCCGAAAGCGGCGGGGCGTTCGACCCGACCGTCGGTCCGCTGGTCGACCTCTGGGGCTTCGGCGACGACGCCCGTCCCAGCCGCGTGCCCTCGGACGAGGCACTGGACGCCGCCCGAGAGCTGGTCGGCTTCGACAAGCTGGAAGTCCGCCTCGACCCGCCGGCGTTGAAGAAGGCGTTGCCGGGGGTGCGGGTGAACCTGTCCGCGATCGCCAAGGGGCACGGCGTGGACCGCGTTGCGGAGCGGTTGGCGGCGGCCGGCGTGACAGACTCCCTTGTCGAGGTCGGCGGGGAAGTGCGGGCGGCGGGGACGAAGGCCGGCGGCGAGCCATGGACGGTAGGCGTCGAGAGGCCCATTCAGGACCCGACCGGGCACCGGCGGGCGGTACAGCGGGGGATTGCCTTGCACGGCGGCCCCGACGTTCGGGCGCTGGCGACCAGCGGGAACTACCGGAGTTTTTACGAACTGGACGGCGAGACGGTCGTGCACACGCTCGACCCCCGCACCGGGCGGCCGGTGTTGGTGGCGTCGGACGGGCCGAACCTCGACAGCGCCACCGTGCTCGCCGCCGACTGCGCCACGGCGGACGCCCTCGCCACCGCCGCAATGGTTCTCGGACCGGCCGACGGGCTGGCGCTGCTCGAACGTCGTGGGATTGCCGGACTGCTGATCGTGCGGGTGGGGGACCGGTTTGAAGAGGTTCCGACCGCCGCATTCCAACGTCAGTTCGGCGACAAATAG
- a CDS encoding NADH:ubiquinone reductase (Na(+)-transporting) subunit D, which produces MAAPKPTSVLFDPVFNNNPIGLQILGICSALAVTSQLKPSIVMSLCVIAVTACSGAAIALIRDFIPSSIRIIVQMTVIASLVIVVDQILKAFVPDVARELSVFVGLIITNCIVMGRAEGFAMKNSVGLSFLDGIGNGLGYGLVLVLVGFFRELFGAGSLFGYQVLPDSYNANGLMLLPPSAFFLIGFFIWIVRTWKPEQVEEGH; this is translated from the coding sequence ATGGCCGCCCCCAAACCGACCTCGGTCCTCTTCGACCCCGTTTTCAATAACAACCCGATCGGGTTGCAGATTCTGGGGATTTGCAGCGCGCTCGCGGTGACCAGCCAGCTCAAGCCCAGCATCGTGATGAGCCTGTGCGTGATCGCCGTCACCGCGTGCAGCGGAGCGGCGATCGCGTTGATCCGGGACTTCATACCCAGCTCGATCCGCATCATCGTGCAGATGACGGTGATCGCCTCGCTGGTGATCGTGGTCGACCAGATCCTGAAGGCGTTCGTCCCGGACGTCGCCCGGGAGCTGAGCGTGTTCGTCGGCCTCATCATCACCAACTGCATCGTGATGGGCCGGGCCGAGGGTTTCGCGATGAAGAACAGCGTGGGCCTGTCCTTCTTGGACGGTATCGGCAACGGGCTCGGCTACGGCCTGGTGCTCGTGCTGGTGGGCTTCTTCCGGGAACTGTTCGGCGCCGGCAGCCTGTTCGGCTATCAGGTGCTGCCGGACAGCTACAACGCCAACGGCCTGATGCTGTTGCCGCCGAGCGCGTTCTTCCTGATCGGGTTCTTTATCTGGATCGTCCGCACCTGGAAGCCGGAGCAGGTCGAGGAAGGGCACTGA
- the atpG gene encoding ATP synthase F1 subunit gamma has protein sequence MANARAIVKRLKSVKNIRKITRTMELIATARFKKAQDRATEAAAYTRKIGEVVADLAAAGGEISHPLLKEPENEAHVTVLVLTSNRGLCGGFNAGVLRKAMGRIREVRAQAGVGLEIEVSGKRGISYMKFQGVTPAEKYTQFEDQPAYADVDAIADRYVREFLNGNLDRLDVAYQKYVSSGRQEPVVETLLPLTGLADAAGQQAAPSAGGRKVNYEFLPNPNDILDEIVPAAFKARLFKCFLDSAVSEQIARMVAMKGATENADEMIGDLSQKYNRARQAQITNELAEVIGGAAALE, from the coding sequence ATGGCCAACGCCCGCGCGATCGTCAAGCGGCTCAAGTCCGTCAAGAACATCCGCAAGATCACGCGGACGATGGAATTGATCGCCACCGCCCGGTTCAAAAAGGCCCAGGACCGGGCCACCGAGGCGGCGGCGTACACCCGCAAAATCGGCGAAGTGGTCGCCGACTTGGCGGCCGCCGGCGGGGAGATCTCGCATCCGCTGCTCAAAGAGCCGGAGAACGAAGCCCACGTCACCGTGCTGGTGCTGACCAGCAACCGCGGGCTGTGCGGCGGCTTCAACGCCGGCGTGCTGCGGAAGGCGATGGGCCGTATCCGCGAGGTCCGCGCTCAGGCCGGCGTGGGGCTGGAGATCGAAGTCTCCGGCAAACGCGGGATCAGCTATATGAAGTTCCAGGGCGTCACGCCCGCGGAGAAGTACACGCAGTTCGAAGACCAGCCGGCCTACGCCGACGTGGACGCCATCGCGGACCGCTACGTTCGCGAGTTCCTCAACGGCAACCTGGACCGGCTGGACGTGGCCTACCAGAAGTACGTCTCCAGCGGCCGGCAGGAGCCGGTCGTCGAAACGCTGCTGCCGCTCACCGGTCTGGCCGACGCCGCCGGCCAGCAGGCCGCCCCGTCGGCCGGCGGCCGGAAGGTGAACTACGAGTTTCTGCCGAACCCGAACGACATTCTCGACGAGATCGTCCCCGCGGCGTTCAAGGCCCGGCTGTTTAAGTGCTTCCTAGACAGCGCCGTCAGCGAGCAGATCGCTCGGATGGTCGCCATGAAGGGCGCCACGGAGAACGCCGACGAGATGATCGGCGACCTCTCGCAGAAATATAATCGGGCCCGCCAGGCCCAGATCACCAACGAACTCGCCGAAGTCATCGGCGGCGCCGCGGCGCTGGAATAG
- the atpA gene encoding F0F1 ATP synthase subunit alpha, whose protein sequence is MKFKADEIASVIRKEIEDFSGAVETAEVGRVLEVGDGIARCHGLAGAMAGEMVEFASGVTGLVFNLEEHSVGIIILGDYLSVEEGETVKTTGELLSVPVGEALLGRVVDPLGNPRDGGGAIVTGDRRPLETPAPGVVDRQPVTEPMQTGIKAIDAMTPIGRGQRELIIGDRKTGKSAIALDTIINQKGKGVKCVYVACGQRDSAVAGIVETLRAHGALDYTTVVVAGASDPAPLQYIAPYAGAAMCEYFMYKGEPTLVVYDDLSKQAQAYRQLSLLMRRPPGREAYPGDVFFAHSRLLERAAKLSDERGGGSMTALPIIETLEGEVSAYIPTNVISITDGQIYLEPDLFYAFVRPAINVGISVSRVGGNAQTKAMKKVSGGLKLDLANFRALEAFAQIGTDLDKATQSQLDRGARMVELLKQKQYQPYPVEDQVISIYAGTKGYFDKVPVGDVTRVEGELLRFMKDEKSEVYSSMSGGLNWGDGVTGPLDAALKEFFERDRMGRQSAATTAASAAPASNRQPAATAA, encoded by the coding sequence ATGAAATTCAAAGCGGACGAGATCGCCTCCGTCATTCGGAAGGAGATTGAGGACTTTTCCGGGGCGGTCGAGACCGCCGAGGTCGGCCGCGTGCTGGAAGTCGGCGACGGCATCGCCCGTTGTCACGGCCTCGCCGGCGCCATGGCCGGCGAAATGGTCGAGTTCGCCTCCGGCGTGACCGGCCTGGTCTTCAACCTCGAAGAGCACAGCGTCGGCATCATCATCCTCGGCGACTATCTGTCGGTTGAGGAAGGCGAGACCGTCAAGACGACCGGCGAACTGCTGAGCGTGCCCGTCGGCGAGGCCCTGCTGGGCCGCGTCGTCGACCCGCTGGGCAATCCCCGCGACGGCGGCGGCGCGATCGTCACCGGCGATCGCCGCCCGCTGGAGACGCCCGCCCCCGGCGTGGTCGACCGCCAGCCGGTCACCGAGCCGATGCAGACCGGCATCAAGGCGATCGACGCCATGACGCCGATCGGCCGCGGCCAGCGCGAGCTGATCATCGGCGACCGGAAGACCGGCAAGTCCGCCATCGCGCTGGACACGATCATCAACCAGAAGGGCAAGGGCGTGAAGTGCGTCTACGTCGCCTGCGGCCAGCGCGACAGCGCCGTCGCCGGCATCGTGGAGACGCTCCGGGCCCACGGCGCGCTGGACTACACCACCGTCGTCGTCGCCGGCGCCTCGGACCCGGCGCCGCTGCAGTACATCGCTCCCTACGCCGGGGCCGCGATGTGCGAATACTTCATGTACAAGGGCGAGCCGACGCTGGTCGTCTACGACGACCTGTCCAAGCAGGCCCAGGCCTACCGCCAGCTTTCGCTGCTGATGCGGCGCCCGCCGGGCCGCGAGGCCTACCCGGGCGACGTGTTCTTCGCCCACAGCCGGCTGCTGGAACGGGCGGCGAAGCTGTCCGACGAACGCGGCGGCGGCAGCATGACGGCCCTGCCGATCATCGAAACGCTGGAGGGCGAGGTCTCCGCCTATATCCCGACGAACGTGATCTCGATCACCGACGGGCAGATCTATCTGGAGCCGGACCTGTTCTACGCCTTCGTGCGGCCCGCCATTAACGTGGGTATTTCCGTGAGCCGGGTGGGCGGCAACGCCCAGACGAAGGCCATGAAGAAGGTCTCCGGCGGTTTGAAGCTGGACCTCGCCAACTTCCGGGCGCTGGAAGCCTTCGCTCAGATCGGCACCGACCTCGACAAGGCGACGCAGTCCCAGCTGGACCGCGGCGCCCGGATGGTCGAACTGCTCAAGCAGAAGCAGTACCAGCCGTACCCGGTCGAGGACCAGGTGATCAGCATCTACGCCGGCACCAAGGGCTACTTCGACAAGGTGCCCGTCGGCGACGTGACCCGTGTGGAAGGCGAACTGCTCCGGTTCATGAAGGACGAGAAGAGCGAGGTCTACTCCTCGATGTCCGGCGGCTTGAACTGGGGCGACGGGGTGACCGGCCCGCTGGACGCCGCCCTGAAGGAGTTCTTCGAACGCGACCGGATGGGCCGTCAGAGCGCCGCCACGACGGCCGCCTCCGCCGCCCCGGCGAGCAACCGCCAGCCCGCCGCGACCGCGGCGTAG
- the atpD gene encoding F0F1 ATP synthase subunit beta produces MSVAAPEVPQSAHDAPATGRITQIIGSTFDAEFPEGRLPEIYNACTVKSTNHGIEVNVTGEVQQHLGGDRVRCVALGGTDGMIRGQEVQDTGGPVTVPVGNETLSRVFNLLGEPIDGRGPVHAKESWPIHRDPPKLDQLSPKTEVFVTGIKVIDLLIPFVRGGKAGLFGGAGLGKTVILQEMIARVAKEFGGYSVFAGVGERTREGNDLWREMQETAMGSGEGYVIDNTVMVFGQMNEPPGARLRVALTGLTMAEWFRDTTGKDTLFFVDNIFRFSQAGSEVSALLGRMPSAVGYQPTLGTEQGQLQERIVSTKQGAITSVQAVYVPADDPTDPAPATAFAHLDAFIYLDRKISEKGIYPAIDPLASNSRILDPQVVGERHFKVATEVQRLLQRYRELQDIIAILGVDELSEDDKQTVARARRIERFFSQPFFVAEVFTGKPGNYTSLDDTLRSFEEIVEGKWDHLPESAFMYVGSIDEAAAQAKKNEG; encoded by the coding sequence ATGTCCGTCGCCGCTCCCGAAGTTCCGCAGTCCGCCCACGACGCCCCGGCGACGGGCCGTATCACGCAGATCATCGGCTCCACCTTCGACGCGGAGTTTCCCGAAGGTCGGCTGCCGGAGATCTACAACGCCTGCACCGTCAAATCGACGAACCACGGCATTGAGGTGAACGTCACCGGCGAGGTTCAGCAGCACCTCGGCGGCGACCGCGTCCGCTGCGTCGCCCTGGGCGGCACCGACGGCATGATTCGCGGGCAGGAAGTCCAGGACACCGGCGGTCCCGTGACGGTGCCCGTCGGGAACGAGACGCTCTCCCGCGTGTTCAACCTGCTCGGCGAGCCGATCGACGGCCGCGGGCCGGTCCACGCCAAGGAAAGCTGGCCGATCCACCGCGATCCGCCGAAGCTGGATCAGCTCTCCCCGAAGACGGAAGTCTTCGTCACAGGCATTAAGGTCATCGACCTGCTGATCCCCTTCGTCCGCGGCGGTAAAGCGGGCCTGTTCGGCGGCGCCGGGCTGGGCAAGACGGTCATCCTCCAGGAGATGATCGCCCGCGTCGCCAAGGAGTTCGGCGGGTACTCCGTGTTCGCCGGCGTCGGCGAGCGGACCCGCGAGGGGAACGACCTCTGGCGCGAAATGCAGGAGACCGCGATGGGCTCCGGCGAGGGCTACGTGATCGACAACACCGTCATGGTGTTCGGTCAGATGAACGAGCCGCCGGGCGCCCGCCTCCGCGTCGCCCTGACCGGCCTGACGATGGCCGAGTGGTTCCGCGACACCACCGGGAAGGACACCCTGTTCTTCGTGGACAACATCTTCCGGTTCAGCCAGGCGGGCAGCGAAGTGTCCGCCCTACTGGGCCGGATGCCGTCCGCCGTGGGTTACCAGCCGACGCTGGGCACGGAGCAGGGCCAGTTACAGGAGCGGATCGTCTCCACGAAGCAGGGCGCCATCACCTCGGTGCAGGCCGTGTACGTCCCCGCGGACGACCCGACCGACCCGGCGCCGGCGACCGCGTTCGCCCACCTGGACGCCTTCATCTATCTGGACCGGAAGATTTCCGAGAAGGGCATCTACCCCGCCATCGACCCGCTGGCCTCCAACAGCCGAATCCTCGACCCGCAGGTCGTCGGCGAGCGGCACTTCAAGGTCGCCACGGAGGTGCAGCGGCTCCTCCAGCGTTACCGCGAATTGCAGGACATTATCGCGATTCTCGGCGTGGACGAGCTCTCCGAAGACGACAAACAGACCGTCGCCCGGGCCCGCCGGATCGAGCGGTTCTTCAGCCAGCCGTTCTTCGTCGCGGAAGTGTTCACCGGCAAGCCGGGCAACTACACCTCGCTGGACGACACGCTCCGCAGCTTCGAGGAGATCGTCGAGGGCAAGTGGGACCACCTGCCCGAGAGCGCCTTCATGTACGTCGGCAGCATCGACGAGGCCGCCGCCCAGGCCAAGAAGAACGAGGGATGA
- a CDS encoding FoF1 ATP synthase subunit delta/epsilon has protein sequence MPLTLSLVTPEKTLLTAAVDGLRLPLADGMAGILPGRAPMVARLGYGPLTVRGLAGESGEKTWFVAGGFVQVSPSKPGDAADGGTVAVLTNRAMPPAEIDVAAARAELTEVNARVPATPEARTQKDRDQARLRAMIASAA, from the coding sequence GTGCCCCTCACGCTCTCCCTCGTCACGCCGGAAAAGACGCTGCTGACCGCGGCGGTGGACGGGCTGCGGTTGCCGCTCGCCGACGGGATGGCCGGCATCCTGCCGGGGCGGGCGCCGATGGTCGCGCGGCTCGGTTACGGCCCGCTGACGGTGCGGGGATTGGCCGGCGAGTCCGGCGAGAAGACCTGGTTCGTCGCCGGCGGGTTCGTGCAGGTCTCGCCCTCGAAGCCCGGGGACGCCGCGGACGGCGGGACCGTCGCCGTGTTGACGAACCGGGCGATGCCCCCGGCGGAGATCGACGTCGCCGCCGCCCGGGCGGAGCTGACCGAAGTGAACGCCCGGGTGCCCGCCACGCCGGAAGCCCGCACGCAGAAGGACCGCGATCAGGCCCGACTGCGGGCGATGATCGCCTCCGCCGCGTAG
- a CDS encoding ABC transporter permease, whose translation MEAAPVRPSYRRVWSTFLRNSLVREMTFRGNFLITLLTRAFYFAAQVTLFEIIYGSVDQVGDWNRAEYFGFMATGLLVNALVETFFMPNLSAFSELIRTGKLDFALLKPIDTQFLVSFEKVEVAQLGQVALALGLLGYSIESLDLWSELFLTAHGLGRVALYALLVGCATAFFYSLMICLAAASVSMGRNTGLYDFWFYVTVFARYPRDIYQTGGPAAALLSAAFTYAVPILLVITTPARVAVKGAFEWPFVLGSVLAAVGGLVVSRWVFRRSLRGYRSASS comes from the coding sequence ATGGAAGCCGCTCCCGTTCGCCCCTCCTACCGCCGCGTCTGGTCGACGTTTCTGCGGAACAGTCTCGTCCGCGAGATGACGTTCCGCGGGAACTTCCTGATCACGCTGCTGACCCGGGCCTTTTACTTCGCCGCCCAGGTCACGCTGTTCGAGATCATCTACGGCTCCGTCGATCAGGTGGGCGACTGGAACCGGGCGGAATACTTCGGCTTCATGGCGACCGGGCTGCTGGTGAACGCCCTGGTCGAGACGTTCTTCATGCCGAATCTCAGCGCGTTCAGCGAACTGATCCGCACCGGCAAGCTGGACTTCGCCCTGCTCAAACCGATCGACACGCAGTTCCTAGTATCGTTTGAGAAGGTCGAGGTCGCCCAGCTCGGCCAGGTGGCGCTGGCCCTCGGGCTGCTGGGCTATTCCATCGAATCGCTGGACCTCTGGAGCGAGCTGTTCCTCACCGCGCACGGTCTGGGGCGGGTGGCGCTGTACGCGCTGCTGGTCGGCTGCGCGACGGCCTTCTTCTACAGCCTGATGATCTGTCTGGCCGCGGCGAGCGTCTCGATGGGCCGCAACACCGGGCTGTACGACTTCTGGTTCTACGTGACCGTCTTCGCCCGCTACCCGCGGGACATTTACCAGACGGGCGGGCCGGCGGCGGCGCTGCTGTCGGCGGCGTTCACCTACGCCGTGCCGATCCTGCTGGTCATCACCACGCCGGCCCGGGTGGCGGTGAAGGGGGCGTTCGAATGGCCGTTCGTGCTCGGCAGCGTGCTGGCCGCAGTCGGCGGGCTGGTCGTCAGCCGCTGGGTCTTCCGCCGCAGCCTGCGGGGCTACCGCAGCGCCAGTAGCTGA
- the nqrF gene encoding NADH:ubiquinone reductase (Na(+)-transporting) subunit F, which translates to MDAYYPILLGITFFTIIVMGLVTVILLARKQLVASGDVEINVNDQKTLHVPAGGKLLGALANNGIFVSSACGGGGTCAQCKVRVLEGGGDLLPTEAGHINKKQAREGERLSCQVAVKQDMKIEVPPEVFETKKWECTVRSNENVATFIKDLILEVPEGEQVKFRSGGFIQIEVPPHEVNYKDFDVEEHFRGDWDKFDLWRYRSVVEEPVFRAYSMANWPGEEGIIRLNVRIASPPPRAPEGTPPGKVSSYIFNLKPGDKCTISGPYGEFFIRDTKAEMVYIGGGAGMAPLRSHIFQLFKGLKTDRKVSYWYGGRSKRELFYIDEFRQIERDFPNFQFNIALSDPLPEDNWDGYKGFIHQVLLDNYLKDHPAPEDIEYYICGPPMMLQAVLKTLDDLGVEPENIMFDDFGG; encoded by the coding sequence ATGGACGCGTATTACCCGATCCTGCTCGGCATCACTTTCTTCACGATCATCGTGATGGGGCTGGTGACGGTCATCCTGCTGGCCCGCAAGCAGCTCGTCGCCAGCGGCGACGTGGAGATCAACGTCAACGATCAGAAGACCCTGCACGTGCCCGCCGGCGGCAAGCTGCTGGGGGCGTTGGCGAACAACGGCATCTTCGTGTCCAGCGCCTGCGGCGGCGGCGGCACCTGCGCCCAGTGCAAGGTGCGGGTGCTGGAGGGCGGCGGCGACCTGCTGCCCACCGAGGCCGGCCACATCAACAAGAAGCAGGCCCGCGAGGGCGAACGGCTCTCCTGCCAGGTCGCCGTCAAGCAGGACATGAAAATCGAGGTCCCGCCGGAGGTCTTCGAGACTAAGAAGTGGGAATGCACCGTCCGCAGCAACGAGAACGTCGCCACCTTCATTAAGGACCTCATCTTGGAGGTCCCCGAGGGCGAGCAGGTGAAGTTCAGGTCCGGCGGCTTTATCCAGATTGAAGTCCCGCCGCACGAGGTGAACTACAAGGACTTCGACGTCGAGGAACATTTCCGCGGCGACTGGGACAAGTTCGACCTGTGGCGGTACCGGTCCGTCGTCGAGGAGCCGGTGTTCCGGGCCTATTCGATGGCCAACTGGCCCGGCGAGGAAGGCATCATTCGCCTGAACGTCCGCATCGCCAGCCCGCCGCCGCGGGCGCCGGAGGGCACGCCGCCGGGGAAGGTGTCCAGCTACATCTTCAACCTGAAGCCGGGCGATAAGTGCACGATCTCCGGCCCCTACGGCGAGTTCTTCATCCGGGACACCAAGGCCGAGATGGTCTATATCGGCGGCGGCGCCGGCATGGCCCCGCTCCGCAGTCATATCTTCCAGCTGTTTAAGGGGCTGAAGACGGACCGCAAGGTCTCCTACTGGTACGGCGGTCGCAGCAAACGGGAGCTGTTTTATATTGACGAGTTCCGGCAGATCGAACGCGACTTCCCGAACTTCCAGTTCAATATCGCCCTGTCGGACCCGCTGCCCGAGGACAACTGGGACGGGTACAAGGGCTTCATCCACCAGGTGCTCCTCGATAACTACCTCAAGGACCACCCGGCGCCGGAAGATATTGAGTATTACATCTGCGGCCCGCCGATGATGTTGCAGGCCGTCTTGAAGACGTTGGACGACCTCGGCGTGGAGCCGGAGAACATCATGTTCGACGACTTCGGGGGATGA
- a CDS encoding erythromycin esterase family protein — protein sequence MSAFRLRPTVERRDAESIREALDACATPLPSVYGATDEADAALEPLMDRIGDASFILLGEASHGTSEYYLWRRRITERLIRERGFDFVAVEGDWPDCMRVNRFVRDEIDGAPEEVLKTFRRWPTWMWANEEIAGLMTALREINADRPKRRRVGFYGLDVYSLWDSLARIREYLKEYAPESLGTAEDAFACFGSEFGDEQGYARRTRWVPDSCEQAVLDLLAKTREATLRDGEHAFDAVQNALAARHAEEYYRTMTSPGPESWNVRDRHMTETLARLLDRHSDPAPGGRRAKAIVWEHNTHIGDARATDMARAGMVNVGQLSRDRFGAGDCVLVGFGSRRGSVIAGRKWGGPMERMPLPEAREESWEDLMHEAFDGEDRLLIFPDDDETAAPLHDRRGHRAVGVVYRPESERGNYVPSDLAARYDAFVYVDRTHALRPLHEEPVGKPDDVPETYPSGV from the coding sequence ATGTCCGCCTTCCGCCTGCGTCCAACCGTCGAACGCCGCGACGCCGAATCGATTCGCGAGGCTCTCGACGCCTGCGCCACGCCGTTGCCGTCCGTGTACGGGGCGACGGACGAGGCCGACGCGGCTCTCGAACCGTTGATGGACCGCATCGGTGACGCCTCCTTCATCCTGCTGGGCGAGGCGTCACACGGCACCAGCGAGTACTACCTCTGGCGGCGCCGGATCACGGAACGGCTGATCCGCGAGCGGGGCTTCGACTTCGTCGCCGTTGAGGGCGACTGGCCGGATTGCATGCGGGTGAATCGGTTCGTCCGGGACGAGATCGACGGCGCGCCGGAGGAGGTGTTGAAGACGTTTCGCCGCTGGCCGACCTGGATGTGGGCCAATGAGGAGATCGCCGGGCTGATGACGGCCCTGCGGGAGATCAACGCCGACCGGCCGAAGCGGCGACGGGTGGGCTTCTACGGGCTGGACGTCTACAGCCTGTGGGACTCGCTGGCCCGCATCCGCGAGTATCTGAAGGAGTACGCCCCGGAATCGCTGGGCACGGCCGAAGACGCCTTCGCCTGCTTCGGTTCGGAGTTCGGCGACGAACAGGGCTACGCCCGCCGGACCCGCTGGGTACCCGATTCCTGCGAGCAGGCGGTTCTCGATCTGCTCGCGAAGACCCGCGAGGCGACCCTGCGGGACGGGGAGCACGCCTTCGACGCCGTGCAGAACGCCCTCGCGGCCCGGCACGCGGAGGAGTACTACCGCACGATGACCAGCCCCGGCCCGGAGAGCTGGAACGTCCGCGACCGGCACATGACGGAGACCCTCGCCCGCCTGCTGGACCGCCATTCCGACCCCGCCCCCGGCGGCCGGCGTGCAAAGGCGATCGTCTGGGAGCACAACACCCACATCGGCGACGCCCGCGCCACGGACATGGCCAGAGCCGGGATGGTCAACGTCGGCCAGCTCTCCCGGGATCGCTTCGGGGCGGGCGACTGCGTGCTGGTCGGTTTCGGCTCCCGCCGGGGCTCGGTGATCGCCGGTCGCAAATGGGGCGGCCCGATGGAGCGGATGCCCCTGCCGGAGGCCCGGGAGGAGTCCTGGGAGGACCTGATGCACGAAGCCTTCGACGGCGAGGACCGCCTGCTGATCTTCCCGGACGACGACGAAACCGCCGCCCCGCTGCACGATCGCCGCGGGCACCGGGCCGTCGGCGTGGTCTACCGGCCGGAGTCGGAGCGGGGGAACTACGTCCCCTCCGACCTCGCCGCCCGCTACGACGCCTTCGTCTACGTCGACCGCACCCACGCCCTCCGCCCCCTGCACGAGGAACCCGTCGGCAAGCCGGATGACGTCCCGGAGACCTACCCCAGCGGCGTCTGA